The following coding sequences lie in one Candidatus Angelobacter sp. genomic window:
- a CDS encoding response regulator yields MNSKFILLVEDNPDDELLVVRALRKNQIWNDVEVVRDGVEALDFLFATGPCCGRDPGDLPAVLLLDLKLPRMHGFQVLRRVRADRRTEDLPVIIITASWEVEDLLNGFSLRADGYVCKTASFDKLVNALGHLGLEGLLADDSGSTTVKAPKKAQRESVVERASIPAAALKH; encoded by the coding sequence ATGAACAGCAAATTCATCCTGTTGGTCGAAGACAATCCCGACGACGAATTGCTCGTTGTGCGGGCTTTGCGAAAGAACCAGATCTGGAACGACGTGGAGGTGGTGCGCGACGGCGTGGAGGCCCTGGATTTTCTCTTCGCGACGGGTCCCTGTTGCGGCCGCGATCCCGGCGATCTTCCCGCCGTTCTGCTCCTGGATTTGAAACTTCCGCGAATGCACGGATTTCAAGTGCTCAGGCGCGTCCGGGCGGACCGTCGGACCGAGGACCTGCCGGTGATCATCATTACCGCGTCCTGGGAAGTGGAGGATCTCCTCAACGGTTTCAGCCTGCGCGCGGACGGCTACGTGTGCAAGACGGCCAGTTTCGACAAACTGGTGAATGCGTTGGGTCATCTTGGACTGGAGGGTCTGCTCGCGGACGACTCCGGTTCCACCACGGTCAAGGCCCCGAAAAAAGCACAGCGGGAATCCGTCGTCGAGAGGGCGTCCATTCCTGCAGCGGCGTTGAAGCATTGA
- a CDS encoding FAD-binding oxidoreductase: MTIRPLNLTDLKTSVSDAHERGEKVTGIDLGALDRILAHSPEDLTVTVESGITLARLQAELARRSQWLPIDPPNPEQLTVGALLAINASGPRRYGCGMIRDHLIGIKVVLADGRLVKSGGKVVKNVAGYDLARLFIGSYGSLGVIAEATFKLRPLPEAESFIQADYRTLEEAEGSIASLLDSELTPVVLDLHNLSTRNIPVLVLGFAGSREEVDWQLEKARELGLKEPAGLDYEKRFWSDEAPAQWLSVLPSQTVETLGRLGNTSFVARAGNGVIYHRGATGQRKNDLPVKLARRLKKAFDPKQILPDLPL, from the coding sequence ATGACAATTCGACCATTGAACCTCACCGACCTGAAGACGTCCGTCTCCGACGCTCATGAGCGCGGTGAAAAAGTCACCGGCATCGATTTAGGCGCGCTGGATCGGATTTTGGCCCATTCCCCGGAAGACCTGACAGTGACCGTCGAATCGGGTATCACGCTCGCCCGGCTCCAGGCCGAATTGGCGCGCCGGAGCCAATGGCTGCCGATTGATCCGCCGAATCCGGAGCAATTGACGGTTGGCGCACTGCTTGCGATCAATGCCAGTGGACCACGACGATATGGCTGCGGGATGATTCGCGACCACCTCATCGGGATCAAGGTCGTCCTGGCCGACGGCCGTCTCGTCAAATCGGGTGGCAAGGTTGTCAAGAATGTCGCCGGTTACGACCTCGCCAGATTGTTCATCGGCAGTTACGGGAGTCTGGGCGTGATTGCCGAAGCGACGTTCAAACTGCGTCCATTGCCGGAAGCGGAGTCGTTCATCCAGGCGGATTATCGAACGCTTGAAGAGGCTGAAGGTTCAATCGCATCGTTACTCGACTCGGAATTGACGCCGGTGGTGCTCGATCTGCACAACCTTTCGACCCGCAACATTCCTGTGCTCGTGCTCGGCTTCGCCGGCTCGCGGGAGGAAGTGGACTGGCAATTGGAAAAAGCCCGCGAACTGGGACTCAAAGAACCGGCCGGTCTCGATTACGAAAAACGATTCTGGTCCGACGAAGCCCCCGCACAATGGCTTTCAGTCTTGCCGTCACAGACAGTCGAAACGCTTGGCCGGTTGGGCAACACTTCATTCGTCGCGCGCGCAGGTAACGGAGTCATTTACCATCGCGGCGCGACTGGTCAGCGCAAAAATGATCTTCCAGTCAAACTCGCGCGCCGTTTGAAAAAGGCGTTCGACCCGAAACAGATCCTGCCCGATTTGCCGCTGTGA
- a CDS encoding (Fe-S)-binding protein encodes MKTDTTSQERFLDYDKSLACIHCGLCLSSCPTYLETGNENDSPRGRIYLMRAVQDGRLPTGGAAVRHIDLCLGCRACEAACPSGVQYGELLEHTRDHLEKHHDRSAFQTFLRRVAIEKVFPFPSRMKLALLPARLLRVLNAEKLLPQFAREALSLLPEHAPEMKLPEVSPPFADSPSRGRVGFVSGCVMSVLFGETNQNSVRLLNATGFEVVTPPAQGCCGALYAHGGNLTAARDSARWNIETFERYKLDAIIINAAGCGSTLKEYGQLLRDDPQWSERAKKFSAKVKDLTEVLAASNASANSALHTPHSAFGKVTYHDACHLAHPQRITKPPRELVRSVAGANYVELPESDVCCGSAGSYNLTEPAMAERLQRRKIENILKTGAEVVVTTNPGCLLQIRAGLAKAGSKVQAMHIADYLEQAAASPSSKS; translated from the coding sequence GTGAAAACCGACACCACCTCACAGGAACGGTTCCTCGATTACGACAAATCGCTCGCTTGTATTCATTGCGGTCTTTGTCTCTCGTCGTGCCCGACTTATCTGGAAACGGGCAACGAAAACGATTCGCCGCGCGGGCGCATCTATCTCATGCGCGCGGTTCAGGACGGGCGTCTGCCGACTGGTGGCGCCGCGGTGCGCCACATTGATCTTTGCCTCGGCTGCCGGGCGTGCGAGGCCGCATGTCCGAGCGGCGTGCAATACGGCGAACTGCTCGAACACACGCGCGACCATCTCGAGAAACATCATGACCGCTCCGCCTTTCAAACATTTCTGCGGCGCGTGGCGATTGAAAAAGTGTTTCCGTTTCCGTCGAGGATGAAACTTGCGTTATTGCCGGCACGATTGCTTCGTGTTCTGAACGCGGAAAAACTGCTCCCCCAATTTGCCCGCGAAGCGCTGTCGTTGCTGCCTGAACACGCGCCAGAAATGAAGCTGCCCGAAGTATCCCCGCCCTTCGCTGATTCGCCGTCGCGCGGCCGCGTGGGATTTGTGAGCGGCTGCGTGATGAGCGTGCTGTTTGGCGAGACGAATCAAAACAGCGTCCGCCTGCTGAATGCGACCGGTTTTGAAGTGGTGACGCCGCCGGCGCAGGGCTGCTGCGGCGCGCTCTACGCCCATGGCGGCAATCTCACTGCGGCCCGGGACTCCGCACGTTGGAACATCGAGACGTTCGAACGATACAAACTGGATGCCATCATTATCAACGCCGCCGGCTGCGGTTCGACGCTCAAGGAATACGGCCAATTATTGCGCGATGACCCGCAATGGTCCGAGCGCGCCAAAAAATTCAGCGCAAAGGTGAAAGACTTGACCGAAGTCCTTGCGGCTTCCAACGCCTCCGCAAATTCCGCACTCCACACTCCGCACTCCGCATTTGGCAAGGTCACTTACCACGATGCCTGCCACCTTGCGCACCCGCAGCGCATCACCAAACCGCCGCGGGAACTCGTCCGTTCCGTCGCAGGCGCGAATTACGTCGAATTGCCCGAGTCGGATGTTTGCTGCGGCAGCGCGGGAAGCTACAATCTGACCGAACCCGCCATGGCCGAACGTCTCCAACGGCGCAAGATCGAAAACATCCTCAAGACCGGCGCGGAAGTTGTGGTGACCACGAATCCCGGTTGTCTCCTGCAAATCCGCGCCGGTTTGGCCAAAGCCGGTTCCAAGGTGCAGGCCATGCACATCGCGGATTATTTGGAGCAGGCGGCGGCTTCGCCG